In Cyprinus carpio isolate SPL01 chromosome A14, ASM1834038v1, whole genome shotgun sequence, a single window of DNA contains:
- the LOC122147390 gene encoding dual specificity protein phosphatase 1-like — MYLDLPLSTMVIMEVPTIDSATLRDLLEGDEPDCLVLDCRSFFSFSSSHISGSCNVRFSTIVRRRARGGLGLEHIVPNEDTRNRLLSGEYQSVVFLDDRSLEMGEVKKDGTLMLAVNALCRNPCEASVFLLKGGFETFSSEFPEMCKKPVPPQVLSLPLSSSSHSDPADSSCHSCTTPLHDQGVPVEILPFLYLGSAYHASRKDMLDMLGITALINVSSNCPNHFEDHYQYKSIPVEDNHKANISSWFNEAIEFIDSVRNKGGRVFVHCQAGISRSATICLAYLMRTNRVKLEEAFEFVKQRRSIISPNFSFMGQLLQFESQVLASSTCSSEAGSPAISKSSTVFNFPIHTVASPLSFLQSPITTSPSC, encoded by the exons ATGTATTTAGATCTGCCACTCTCTACTATGGTCATCATGGAAGTGCCCACCATCGACTCGGCCACGCTTCGTGATCTGCTGGAGGGAGATGAACCGGACTGTCTGGTTCTGGACTGTCGCTCGTTTTTCTCCTTCAGCTCGTCTCATATATCGGGCTCCTGTAATGTGCGCTTCAGTACTATAGTACGCCGGCGGGCCAGAGGGGGGCTGGGGCTGGAGCACATTGTACCCAACGAGGACACGAGGAACAGGCTTCTGTCCGGGGAATACCAGAGTGTTGTGTTCCTGGATGACCGCAGTCTGGAGATGGGAGAAGTGAAGAAAGACGGGACTTTAATGCTCGCCGTGAACGCTCTGTGTCGCAATCCATGTGAAGCAAGTGTATTCCTTCTTAAAG gTGGATTCGAGACGTTTTCCTCTGAGTTTCCTGAAATGTGTAAAAAGCCAGTTCCCCCACAAGTCTTGAGTTTACCTCTGAGCTCTAGCAGCCATTCAGACCCTGCGGATTCCTCCTGTCACTCATGTACAACCCCTCTGCATGATCAG GGTGTCCCTGTAGAAATCTTGCCGTTCCTATATTTAGGCAGTGCTTATCACGCCTCCAGAAAAGACATGCTGGACATGTTGGGAATAACAGCCCTCATTAACGTCTCTTCCAACTGCCCCAACCACTTTGAAGACCACTATCAGTACAAGAGTATTCCTGTTGAGGACAACCACAAAGCCAACATCAGTTCCTGGTTCAATGAAGCCATCGAATTTATCG ATTCTGTACGGAATAAAGGTGGACGTGTCTTCGTTCACTGCCAAGCGGGTATTTCACGCTCTGCTACCATCTGTTTGGCTTATCTGATGCGCACCAACCGCGTCAAGCTTGAAGAGGCCTTTGAGTTTGTCAAACAGCGCCGCAGCATCATCTCACCCAACTTCAGCTTCATGGGGCAGCTTCTGCAATTCGAATCCCAAGTGCTTGCCTCCTCTACGTGTTCCTCAGAGGCAGGAAGCCCCGCCATTAGCAAAAGCAGCACAGTTTTCAATTTCCCCATCCACACAGTGGCCAGCCCTCTTTCCTTCCTGCAGAGTCCCATCACTACCTCGCCCTCCTGCTGA